The following coding sequences lie in one Lolium perenne isolate Kyuss_39 chromosome 2, Kyuss_2.0, whole genome shotgun sequence genomic window:
- the LOC127332077 gene encoding senescence-specific cysteine protease SAG39, translated as MAISKALTILALLGCLCFCSSVLAARELSDGLLMVARHESWMVQYGRVYKDAAEKARRFEVFKANVGFIESFNAGSRKFHLGVNQFADITNEEFKATKANKGYKSGLERAPTGFRYENVSFDALPTTVDWRTKGAVTPIKNQGQCGCCWAFSAVAATEGIVKLKTGKLISLSEQELVDCDVHGTDQGCEGGLMDDAFKFIISNGGLTTESSYPYTAEDGKCSSRSKSAAIIKSYEDVPTNNEAALMAAVANQPVSVAVDGGDMTFQFYKGGVMTGSCGTDLDHGIAAIGYGQANDGTKYWLLKNSWGTTWGENGYLRMGKDISDKRGMCGLAMEPSYPTE; from the exons ATGGCCATTTCAAAAGCTCTCACGATCCTTGCCCTCCTCGGATGCCTCTGCTTCTGCAGCTCGGTCCTAGCCGCTCGCGAGCTCAGCGACGGCTTGTTGATGGTGGCGAGGCACGAGAGCTGGATGGTGCAGTACGGCCGTGTGTACAAGGACGCTGCCGAGAAGGCGCGGCGGTTCGAGGTGTTCAAGGCCAATGTCGGGTTCATTGAGTCGTTCAACGCTGGGAGCCGCAAGTTCCATCTCGGCGTCAATCAGTTCGCTGACATCACCAACGAGGAGTTCAAGGCGACAAAGGCCAACAAGGGGTACAAATCGGGCTTGGAGAGGGCTCCTACCGGGTTCAGGTATGAGAATGTTAGCTTCGATGCACTTCCGACGACAGTGGATTGGAGGACAAAGGGCGCGGTCACTCCTATCAAGaatcaaggccaatgtg GCTGTTGTTGGGCATTTTCTGCTGTTGCAGCAACAGAGGGCATTGTCAAGCTGAAAACTGGCAAGCTTATTTCTCTGTCGGAGCAAGAGCTTGTAGACTGTGATGTCCACGGCACGGATCAGGGTTGTGAAGGCGGACTCATGGATGATGCATTCAAGTTCATCATTTCGAATGGTGGCCTCACTACCGAGTCTAGCTACCCATATACAGCAGAAGATGGCAAGTGCAGCAGCAGATCCAAGAGTGCTGCCATCATCAAGAGCTACGAGGATGTGCCAACCAATAACGAGGCTGCTCTCATGGCAGCTGTCGCAAACCAACCTGTCTCAGTTGCCGTGGACGGAGGAGATATGACATTCCAATTCTATAAAGGTGGAGTGATGACCGGCTCTTGTGGTACCGATCTAGACCATGGGATTGCTGCTATTGGTTACGGGCAAGCCAACGATGGCACAAAGTATTGGCTATTGAAAAATTCGTGGGGCACAACATGGGGAGAAAATGGATACTTAAGAATGGGGAAGGACATTTCAGACAAGAGGGGCATGTGTGGCCTTGCCATGGAGCCTTCGTACCCAACTGAGTAG
- the LOC127329926 gene encoding cytochrome P450 709B2, which translates to MVGVAWVWMVVAAAAVASPWALRRFVWRPRAMARMFRAQGVRGPEYRFLLGNMVEMKRLMAEAAGLVLDAGCHDYGAMVQPYYRKWMGLYGRTFVSWFGEKPALFMGDVNMVKQVYSDRTGLFPKESWNDNFTRGLGKGMLLIDGDEWKRHRKVINPVLSIDKLKTLAVTVSDCVGPMLLDWEAKLEKGNGQVEIEISHHFDEVATDVISHVVFGRSHREAKEAYLVQKNLQSLIFSSVFNDLLSHIPGLRNLPTKSNLEMWKLEKEVKSILINIIESRLATKDTAGYGEDMLGVMLETCTPDQVQNPLMSMDEIMEECKTFYIAGHETTSLLLTWAVFLLSTHQEWQDKLREEVERECGKEIPTSHVLSKLKLVNMFILETLRLYSPAMIIQRKAGSDLELGGIRVTKDTILTTQINTIHTDKDLWGDDVYEFKPMRFENGVVRAAKHPNAFMAFSIGPRACIGQNFTMIQAKVVLAMILQRFSFSLSPKYVHAPKDLFTLKPRSGMHVVLKTI; encoded by the exons aTGGTGGGTGTGGCCTGGGTCTGGATGGTGGTGGCCGCGGCGGCGGTTGCCTCGCCATGGGCGCTGCGGCGGTTCGTGTGGAGGCCGCGTGCCATGGCGAGGATGTTCCGCGCGCAGGGCGTGCGCGGACCGGAGTACCGGTTCCTGCTGGGCAACATGGTCGAGATGAAGCGTCTCATGGCCGAGGCCGCCGGGCTGGTGCTGGACGCCGGCTGCCACGACTACGGCGCCATGGTGCAGCCCTACTACCGCAAATGGATGGGCCTGTACGGGCGGACGTTCGTGTCGTGGTTCGGGGAGAAGCCGGCGCTGTTCATGGGCGACGTGAACATGGTGAAGCAGGTCTACTCCGACCGGACGGGGCTGTTCCCCAAGGAGTCCTGGAACGACAACTTCACGCGAGGTCTCGGCAAGGGGATGTTGCTCATCGACGGCGACGAGTGGAAGCGCCACCGGAAGGTCATCAACCCAGTCCTCAGCATTGACAAGCTCAAG ACGCTGGCTGTCACCGTCTCAGACTGTGTTGGGCCGATGCTGTTGGACTGGGAAGCAAAGTTAGAGaagggcaatggccaagtggagatTGAGATTAGCCACCACTTCGATGAGGTTGCAACCGATGTGATCTCGCATGTGGTGTTTGGGAGAAGCCACAGAGAGGCCAAGGAAGCATACCTTGTGCAGAAGAATCTCCAGTCTTTGATCTTCTCAAGTGTATTCAACGACCTTTTGAGCCATATCCCAGGACTACG GAACCTTCCAACCAAAAGCAACCTGGAGATGTGGAAGCTCGAGAAAGAGGTGAAGAGCATCCTCATCAACATCATCGAAAGTCGCCTCGCCACCAAGGATACCGCAGGCTACGGGGAAGACATGCTCGGGGTAATGCTGGAGACATGCACACCGGATCAGGTGCAAAACCCGCTCATGAGCATGGACGAGATCATGGAAGAGTGCAAAACCTTCTACATCGCCGGGCACGAGACCACCTCACTCCTGCTCACCTGGGCCGTGTTCCTGCTGAGCACACACCAGGAGTGGCAAGACAAGCTCAGGGAGGAGGTGGAAAGAGAGTGTGGCAAGGAAATTCCCACTAGCCATGTGCTTAGCAAGCTCAAGTTGGTCAACATGTTCATCTTGGAAACACTCAGGTTATATTCCCCCGCCATGATCATCCAGAGGAAAGCTGGCTCAGATCTCGAGCTCGGTGGCATCAGGGTGACGAAAGACACGATCTTGACCACCCAGATCAATACGATACACACTGACAAAGATCTATGGGGTGATGACGTCTATGAATTCAAGCCTATGAGGTTTGAGAATGGGGTGGTGAGGGCCGCCAAGCACCCCAATGCGTTCATGGCCTTCTCCATTGGGCCGAGGGCTTGCATCGGGCAGAACTTCACGATGATCCAGGCCAAGGTCGTGTTGGCGATGATACTGCAGAGGTTCTCGTTCTCTCTATCTCCAAAGTACGTCCATGCACCCAAGGATTTGTTCACGTTAAAGCCCAGATCCGGGATGCATGTGGTTCTCAAGACCATATAG
- the LOC127332078 gene encoding uncharacterized protein translates to MSNLRSISTLLHTYYSSSTAAGRGARRLGFAPRLAGGFRAPSKASSVSVLDEAARAAGSVRRRASTRAASWDSEKSPYETLELERDAEDDTIKTAYRRLAKFYHPDVYDGKGTLEEGETAEARFIKIQAAYELLIDDERRKAYDKEHYVNPMKASQAWMEWVMKKRKAFDKRGDMAVAAWAEQQQRELTLRARRLSRSKVDPEEERRLIAKERKTSMEFYNTTLKRHTLVLRKRDLMRKREEEDKNNEISRLLAAEGLELDTDEDDNKTFLK, encoded by the exons ATGAGCAACCTCCGATCCATCTCCACCCTCCTCCACACCTACTACTCCTCGTCCACCGCCGCCGGCCGAGGCGCCAGGCGGCTCGGGTTCGCGCCGCGGCTCGCAGGGGGCTTCCGCGCCCCGTCCAAGGCGTCATCCGTGTCCGTGCTCGACGAGGCCGCGAGGGCGGCGGGGAGCGTGCGGAGGAGGGCGTCCACGCGCGCGGCGAGCTGGGATTCGGAGAAGTCGCCGTACGAGACGCTCG AGCTGGAGAGGGATGCTGAAGACGACACCATAAAGACGGCATACAGGAGATTGGCCAAGTTCTATCACCCTGATG TTTATGATGGTAAGGGCACCCTCGAGGAAGGAGAGACTGCTGAAGCCCGTTTCATCAAAATCCAAGCAGCATATGAGCTGTTGATTGATGATGAAAGGAGGAAAGCGTATGATAAAGAGCATTATGTGAATCCAATGAAG GCTTCTCAGGCATGGATGGAGTGGGTGATGAAAAAGCGAAAAGCTTTTGATAAACGTGGTGACATGGCGGTAGCTGCTTGGGCTGAGCAACAACAACGAGAATTGACGCTACGGGCACGACGTCTCTCCAGGTCAAAG GTTGACCCAGAGGAGGAAAGAAGATTAATTGCCAAGGAAAGGAAGACATCCATGGAATTTTACAACACAACTCTAAAAAGGCATACCCTTGTACTACGGAAGAGAGACCTTATGCGCAAGAGAGAAGAGGAAGACAAGAATAATGAAATCAGTAGACTTCTGGCTGCCGAGGGGCTTGAGTTAGATACAGATGAAGATGACAACAAAACTTTCTTAAAGTAA
- the LOC127332075 gene encoding uncharacterized protein encodes MMASRRGSSCCALCEGSNLHSCCAACVNTRLSEYHTRLRMMRNLRDSLQTRIAARLEAKRKAEEQRSWKMSKAHDIKELRDRLSELTRRTAIEKRKVQQASIGNKTKKDALSLGIITLKTNQADSLTMHTNAMKAAQMGLMATTSERLKRQSKAIKQLCRLFPMRRAIIEGEKKDGHSDPYDAICGIRLPRGLDPHSVPSEELSASLGYMLQVLSIAIPILSAPALHVAGFGASCSRIWQRGSYWSTRQSQSKVYPLFVPRQNNCSVGEENSWTESGSGNFGVDSVDSDKKSFLDSKRSNSFNFSAASSHSMERHQDLQIGIALLKKSVSAVTAYYYNSLGLDVPSNLSTFDAFAKMLHMLSSSKALRAALESNIASRSEKQAHQLNRSIWKASSAISSNSSMMDSTHTAIMPSSLDNLLLNSNASFLYTGKPPKHGGAVNNISDGWDMVERGWDMVEREILPPPPSQAEDIAQWERAHTFPHSGAKKK; translated from the exons ATGATGGCGTCTAGGCGGGGCAGCAGCTGCTGCGCGCTCTGCGAGGGATCCAACCTCCACtcctgctgcgccgcctgcgTCAACACCAG GCTCTCCGAGTACCACACGAGGCTGCGCATGATGAGGAACCTCCGCGACTCCCTCCAGACCCGCATCGCCGCGCGCCTCGAGGCCAAG AGGAAAGCGGAGGAGCAAAGGAGCTGGAAGATGAGCAAAGCTCATGACATCAAGGAGCTGAGGGACCGGCTCAGCGAACTGACGCGCCGAACTGCGATAG AGAAGAGGAAGGTTCAGCAGGCATCGATTGGTAACAAGACGAAGAAGGATGCATTGAGTTTGGGTATCATCACG CTGAAAACGAATCAGGCCGATTCATTGACGATGCACACCAATGCCATGAAAGCAGCGCAGATGGGTCTT ATGGCAACTACATCCGAACGTCTCAAGAGGCAGTCCAAAGCTATAAAGCAGCTTTGCAGGTTGTTCCCAATGCGGCGA GCTATTATAGAAGGGGAAAAGAAGGATGGCCACAGTGATCCATATGATGCTATATGTGGTATTCGTCTACCTCGTGGTCTTGATCCACATTCAGTACCATCAGAAGAGCTATCAGCTTCTTTGGG GTACATGCTCCAAGTCCTCAGCATTGCAATTCCTATCCTATCCGCACCAGCCCTCCATGTAGCGGGCTTTGGG GCCTCATGTTCCCGTATATGGCAACGGGGTTCCTACTGGAGCACACGACAATCCCAGAG CAAGGTTTACCCACTTTTCGTGCCTAGGCAAAATAATTGCTCTGTTGGCGAAGAAAATTCATGGACAGAAAGTGGTTCGGGTAACTTTGGTGTTGACTCTGTGGACTCTGACAAGAAATCATTTCTTGACTCCAAGAGAAGCAATAGCTTTAACTTCTCAGCTGCATCTTCTCACTCCATGGAGAGGCATCAAGACCTGCAAATAGGAATAGCGCTGCTGAAGAAAAGTGTTTCCGCCGTAACTGCGTACTACTATAACTCATTGGGCTTGGATGTGCCATCCAATCTTTCTACTTTTGATGCATTTGCAAAGATGCTTCATATGTTATCATCTTCAAAGGCCCTTCGAGCTGCTCTTGAATCAAATATAGCGTCAAG ATCAGAAAAGCAAGCACACCAGCTGAACAGATCAATATGGAAGGCGAGTTCGGCCATCTCATCTAACAGCAGTATGATGGACAGCACACACACTGCTATCATG CCGAGCTCTCTAGATAACCTCCTCCTGAACTCCAACGCGAGCTTCCTGTACACCGGTAAACCGCCAAAGCATGGTGGAGCAGTAAACAACATCTCAGATGGTTGGGATATGGTAGAGCGTGGCTGGGACATGGTAGAGCGTGAGATCCTACCGCCGCCACCATCCCAGGCCGAGGACATTGCGCAGTGGGAAAGAGCGCACACCTTCCCTCACAGTGGTGCCAAGAAGAAGTAA